Proteins from a genomic interval of Zingiber officinale cultivar Zhangliang chromosome 2A, Zo_v1.1, whole genome shotgun sequence:
- the LOC122043126 gene encoding transcription factor GTE7-like isoform X2 — translation MASAILASSNEQHWREPNDYMRKNPISNPNPNPRSVLNFYAGDHAAAARFHAMEGDEAMPNCYAARSEDSSSLNRKLVRGLNSRDLVASGASRYASFHISMLSKAERRELKRRLISELDQVRSLKSRIESREIQSSARSAGFSASGIYCGGREVTSSASIRDPMISKPSELFLNSHGGLRLQAQSAELGKLLSSTMKKCGQILSKLMKNKQSGWFNSPVDVDGMGLHDYFQIIKMPMDLGTVKKKLNKGLYPSPAEFAADIRLTFNNALLYNPPGHVVHKFAEQFLLQFEGLFAPAFNKYENQRIALEQEMQKYQSPAMEMIVRNDPPPPPALSQASPVHAPSSPPALSPLLAPPQQLTRTPAKLPRPKAKDPIKRPMTLAEKQKLSEGLQSLPQDKMPQVLNIVTKRNTATSQNDDEVELDFDTMDADTLWELDRFLCNFKKTVNKMRRHEAMAKGLIPPPATGQATQPPLPATDDAGGDYMSPKAKLTTAEEEIDIGDDLPATNYPSVEIEKNAGCDSVSGSSDSDSSSSSDSDSDSTDSDSDNNDGRSPRNMEQPEACTLLCRYDSS, via the exons ATGGCGTCGGCGATTCTGGCGAGCAGTAATGAGCAGCACTGGCGAGAACCGAATGATTACATGAGGAAGAATCCCAtttcaaaccctaaccctaaccctaggTCCGTCCTTAATTTCTACGCCGGCGACCATGCGGCGGCGGCTCGATTCCACGCCATGGAGGGCGACGAGGCGATGCCGAACTGTTATGCTGCTCGGTCGGAAGACTCCTCTTCCTTAAATCGGAAGCTCGTCAGGGGTCTCAACAGCAGGGATCTCGTCGCTTCTGGAGCCAGCAGATACGCGTCTTTTCACATCTCGATGTTATCCAAGGCGGAGCGCAGGGAGCTGAAGCGCAGGCTGATATCGGAGCTCGACCAAGTGCGGAGCTTGAAGAGCCGGATCGAGTCAAGGGAGATCCAGTCCTCCGCCCGATCCGCCGGATTTAGCGCGTCGGGAATCTATTGTGGTGGCCGGGAGGTCACCTCCTCCGCTTCAATCCGCGATCCCATGATTTCGAAGCCTTCAGAGCTCTTCCTCAATTCTCACGGAGGTCTGAGGCTACAGGCGCAGTCAGCGGAATTAGGTAAGCTCCTCTCCTCCACAATGAAAAAGTGCGGCCAGATCTTGTCAAAGCTGATGAAGAACAAACAGAGCGGATGGTTCAACTCGCCTGTAGACGTTGATGGAATGGGCCTCCATGACTACTTCCAGATCATCAAGATGCCAATGGACCTGGGGACGGTGAAGAAGAAGCTCAACAAGGGGCTCTACCCTTCCCCGGCGGAGTTTGCAGCAGACATTCGATTGACCTTTAACAATGCCTTGCTGTACAATCCGCCAGGGCACGTGGTGCACAAGTTTGCCGAACAATTCCTCCTGCAATTTGAGGGGCTATTTGCACCGGCCTTCAACAAGTATGAGAATCAGCGGATTGCTCTGGAGCAGGAAATGCAGAAGTATCAATCTCCAGCCATGGAGATGATTGTCAGAAATGATCCACCACCACCCCCGGCATTGTCACAAGCGTCCCCAGTGCATGCACCGAGCTCACCCCCTGCTTTGAGCCCTTTGCTGGCGCCACCTCAACAGCTCACAAGGACCCCGGCGAAGCTCCCGAGACCCAAGGCGAAGGACCCCATTAAGAGGCCGATGACCCTTGCGGAGAAACAGAAGTTGAGCGAGGGGTTGCAGAGCCTGCCTCAGGATAAGATGCCCCAAGTCCTCAACATCGTGACCAAGCGAAACACTGCCACGTCGCAGAATGATGACGAGGTCGAACTCGACTTTGATACGATGGACGCGGACACGCTCTGGGAGCTCGATCGGTTCTTGTGCAACTTTAAGAAGACGGTCAACAAGATGAGGCGTCACGAGGCGATGGCAAAGGGGCTCATTCCTCCCCCAGCAACAGGCCAAGCCACCCAACCTCCTCTCCCGGCTACGGACGACGCTGGTGGCGACTACATG TCACCGAAGGCGAAATTAACTACTGCAGAAGAGGAGATCGACATCGGCGATGACTTGCCGGCTACAAATTACCCGTCGGTGGAGATTGAGAAAAACGCGGGTTGTGACAGTGTCTCCGGTAGCTCCGACagtgattcttcttcttccagcg ATTCCGATTCTGACTCAACCGACAGTGATTCTGACAACAACGATGGACGATCTCCGAGGAATATGGAGCAACCGGAAG CTTGTACCTTATTGTGTAGATATGACTCGTCTTAA
- the LOC122043126 gene encoding transcription factor GTE7-like isoform X1 — MASAILASSNEQHWREPNDYMRKNPISNPNPNPRSVLNFYAGDHAAAARFHAMEGDEAMPNCYAARSEDSSSLNRKLVRGLNSRDLVASGASRYASFHISMLSKAERRELKRRLISELDQVRSLKSRIESREIQSSARSAGFSASGIYCGGREVTSSASIRDPMISKPSELFLNSHGGLRLQAQSAELGKLLSSTMKKCGQILSKLMKNKQSGWFNSPVDVDGMGLHDYFQIIKMPMDLGTVKKKLNKGLYPSPAEFAADIRLTFNNALLYNPPGHVVHKFAEQFLLQFEGLFAPAFNKYENQRIALEQEMQKYQSPAMEMIVRNDPPPPPALSQASPVHAPSSPPALSPLLAPPQQLTRTPAKLPRPKAKDPIKRPMTLAEKQKLSEGLQSLPQDKMPQVLNIVTKRNTATSQNDDEVELDFDTMDADTLWELDRFLCNFKKTVNKMRRHEAMAKGLIPPPATGQATQPPLPATDDAGGDYMSPKAKLTTAEEEIDIGDDLPATNYPSVEIEKNAGCDSVSGSSDSDSSSSSDSDSDSTDSDSDNNDGRSPRNMEQPEACIDHGVNLHFGINGRIHLLDQEGKISEAALAGVLV, encoded by the exons ATGGCGTCGGCGATTCTGGCGAGCAGTAATGAGCAGCACTGGCGAGAACCGAATGATTACATGAGGAAGAATCCCAtttcaaaccctaaccctaaccctaggTCCGTCCTTAATTTCTACGCCGGCGACCATGCGGCGGCGGCTCGATTCCACGCCATGGAGGGCGACGAGGCGATGCCGAACTGTTATGCTGCTCGGTCGGAAGACTCCTCTTCCTTAAATCGGAAGCTCGTCAGGGGTCTCAACAGCAGGGATCTCGTCGCTTCTGGAGCCAGCAGATACGCGTCTTTTCACATCTCGATGTTATCCAAGGCGGAGCGCAGGGAGCTGAAGCGCAGGCTGATATCGGAGCTCGACCAAGTGCGGAGCTTGAAGAGCCGGATCGAGTCAAGGGAGATCCAGTCCTCCGCCCGATCCGCCGGATTTAGCGCGTCGGGAATCTATTGTGGTGGCCGGGAGGTCACCTCCTCCGCTTCAATCCGCGATCCCATGATTTCGAAGCCTTCAGAGCTCTTCCTCAATTCTCACGGAGGTCTGAGGCTACAGGCGCAGTCAGCGGAATTAGGTAAGCTCCTCTCCTCCACAATGAAAAAGTGCGGCCAGATCTTGTCAAAGCTGATGAAGAACAAACAGAGCGGATGGTTCAACTCGCCTGTAGACGTTGATGGAATGGGCCTCCATGACTACTTCCAGATCATCAAGATGCCAATGGACCTGGGGACGGTGAAGAAGAAGCTCAACAAGGGGCTCTACCCTTCCCCGGCGGAGTTTGCAGCAGACATTCGATTGACCTTTAACAATGCCTTGCTGTACAATCCGCCAGGGCACGTGGTGCACAAGTTTGCCGAACAATTCCTCCTGCAATTTGAGGGGCTATTTGCACCGGCCTTCAACAAGTATGAGAATCAGCGGATTGCTCTGGAGCAGGAAATGCAGAAGTATCAATCTCCAGCCATGGAGATGATTGTCAGAAATGATCCACCACCACCCCCGGCATTGTCACAAGCGTCCCCAGTGCATGCACCGAGCTCACCCCCTGCTTTGAGCCCTTTGCTGGCGCCACCTCAACAGCTCACAAGGACCCCGGCGAAGCTCCCGAGACCCAAGGCGAAGGACCCCATTAAGAGGCCGATGACCCTTGCGGAGAAACAGAAGTTGAGCGAGGGGTTGCAGAGCCTGCCTCAGGATAAGATGCCCCAAGTCCTCAACATCGTGACCAAGCGAAACACTGCCACGTCGCAGAATGATGACGAGGTCGAACTCGACTTTGATACGATGGACGCGGACACGCTCTGGGAGCTCGATCGGTTCTTGTGCAACTTTAAGAAGACGGTCAACAAGATGAGGCGTCACGAGGCGATGGCAAAGGGGCTCATTCCTCCCCCAGCAACAGGCCAAGCCACCCAACCTCCTCTCCCGGCTACGGACGACGCTGGTGGCGACTACATG TCACCGAAGGCGAAATTAACTACTGCAGAAGAGGAGATCGACATCGGCGATGACTTGCCGGCTACAAATTACCCGTCGGTGGAGATTGAGAAAAACGCGGGTTGTGACAGTGTCTCCGGTAGCTCCGACagtgattcttcttcttccagcg ATTCCGATTCTGACTCAACCGACAGTGATTCTGACAACAACGATGGACGATCTCCGAGGAATATGGAGCAACCGGAAG CTTGCATCGACCACGGCGTGAACCTGCACTTTGGCATCAATGGAAGGATCCATTTGC TTGATCAGGAAGGAAAGATTTCCGAAGCAGCTTTGGCAGGAGTCTTAGTGTAA
- the LOC122043126 gene encoding transcription factor GTE7-like isoform X3, producing MASAILASSNEQHWREPNDYMRKNPISNPNPNPRSVLNFYAGDHAAAARFHAMEGDEAMPNCYAARSEDSSSLNRKLVRGLNSRDLVASGASRYASFHISMLSKAERRELKRRLISELDQVRSLKSRIESREIQSSARSAGFSASGIYCGGREVTSSASIRDPMISKPSELFLNSHGGLRLQAQSAELGKLLSSTMKKCGQILSKLMKNKQSGWFNSPVDVDGMGLHDYFQIIKMPMDLGTVKKKLNKGLYPSPAEFAADIRLTFNNALLYNPPGHVVHKFAEQFLLQFEGLFAPAFNKYENQRIALEQEMQKYQSPAMEMIVRNDPPPPPALSQASPVHAPSSPPALSPLLAPPQQLTRTPAKLPRPKAKDPIKRPMTLAEKQKLSEGLQSLPQDKMPQVLNIVTKRNTATSQNDDEVELDFDTMDADTLWELDRFLCNFKKTVNKMRRHEAMAKGLIPPPATGQATQPPLPATDDAGGDYMSPKAKLTTAEEEIDIGDDLPATNYPSVEIEKNAGCDSVSGSSDSDSSSSSDSDSDSTDSDSDNNDGRSPRNMEQPEG from the exons ATGGCGTCGGCGATTCTGGCGAGCAGTAATGAGCAGCACTGGCGAGAACCGAATGATTACATGAGGAAGAATCCCAtttcaaaccctaaccctaaccctaggTCCGTCCTTAATTTCTACGCCGGCGACCATGCGGCGGCGGCTCGATTCCACGCCATGGAGGGCGACGAGGCGATGCCGAACTGTTATGCTGCTCGGTCGGAAGACTCCTCTTCCTTAAATCGGAAGCTCGTCAGGGGTCTCAACAGCAGGGATCTCGTCGCTTCTGGAGCCAGCAGATACGCGTCTTTTCACATCTCGATGTTATCCAAGGCGGAGCGCAGGGAGCTGAAGCGCAGGCTGATATCGGAGCTCGACCAAGTGCGGAGCTTGAAGAGCCGGATCGAGTCAAGGGAGATCCAGTCCTCCGCCCGATCCGCCGGATTTAGCGCGTCGGGAATCTATTGTGGTGGCCGGGAGGTCACCTCCTCCGCTTCAATCCGCGATCCCATGATTTCGAAGCCTTCAGAGCTCTTCCTCAATTCTCACGGAGGTCTGAGGCTACAGGCGCAGTCAGCGGAATTAGGTAAGCTCCTCTCCTCCACAATGAAAAAGTGCGGCCAGATCTTGTCAAAGCTGATGAAGAACAAACAGAGCGGATGGTTCAACTCGCCTGTAGACGTTGATGGAATGGGCCTCCATGACTACTTCCAGATCATCAAGATGCCAATGGACCTGGGGACGGTGAAGAAGAAGCTCAACAAGGGGCTCTACCCTTCCCCGGCGGAGTTTGCAGCAGACATTCGATTGACCTTTAACAATGCCTTGCTGTACAATCCGCCAGGGCACGTGGTGCACAAGTTTGCCGAACAATTCCTCCTGCAATTTGAGGGGCTATTTGCACCGGCCTTCAACAAGTATGAGAATCAGCGGATTGCTCTGGAGCAGGAAATGCAGAAGTATCAATCTCCAGCCATGGAGATGATTGTCAGAAATGATCCACCACCACCCCCGGCATTGTCACAAGCGTCCCCAGTGCATGCACCGAGCTCACCCCCTGCTTTGAGCCCTTTGCTGGCGCCACCTCAACAGCTCACAAGGACCCCGGCGAAGCTCCCGAGACCCAAGGCGAAGGACCCCATTAAGAGGCCGATGACCCTTGCGGAGAAACAGAAGTTGAGCGAGGGGTTGCAGAGCCTGCCTCAGGATAAGATGCCCCAAGTCCTCAACATCGTGACCAAGCGAAACACTGCCACGTCGCAGAATGATGACGAGGTCGAACTCGACTTTGATACGATGGACGCGGACACGCTCTGGGAGCTCGATCGGTTCTTGTGCAACTTTAAGAAGACGGTCAACAAGATGAGGCGTCACGAGGCGATGGCAAAGGGGCTCATTCCTCCCCCAGCAACAGGCCAAGCCACCCAACCTCCTCTCCCGGCTACGGACGACGCTGGTGGCGACTACATG TCACCGAAGGCGAAATTAACTACTGCAGAAGAGGAGATCGACATCGGCGATGACTTGCCGGCTACAAATTACCCGTCGGTGGAGATTGAGAAAAACGCGGGTTGTGACAGTGTCTCCGGTAGCTCCGACagtgattcttcttcttccagcg ATTCCGATTCTGACTCAACCGACAGTGATTCTGACAACAACGATGGACGATCTCCGAGGAATATGGAGCAACCGGAAG GGTAG
- the LOC122043127 gene encoding transcription factor GTE7-like → MASAILASTNEQHWREPKDFMRKNLNPNPNPRPVLNLYAGDHAASARFHAMEDDDAMPNCNAARSEDSSSLNRKHGWGHNSRDLAAGGASRYLSFRVTTFSKGERRELKRRLMSELDQVRSLMSRIESREIQSSARSAGFSASGIYCGGREVTSSAPSRDPMASRPSDLFLDCQRDPRLQARTAELDKLFSATMKKCGQILSKLMKNKQSGWFNSPVDVVGMGLHDYFQIIKTPMDLGTVKTKLNKGLYPSPAEFAVDIRLTFNNALMYNPPGHVVHKFAEQYLLQFEGMFSPAYHKYENQRISLEQEIQKYRPPAMEAVVRNDPPPPPASSQAAAPVHARSPPPASSSSPVPTLPPQQLARTPAKLPKPKAKDPIKRPMTLVEKQKLSEGLQSLPQDKMPQVLNIVTKRNAAAAPNGDEIELDFDTMDADTLWELDRFLCNFKKMINKTRRHEAIAKGLIPPANSQATAPPLPATADAEMSPMAVDDDTRPGSKKLTTADEEIDIGDDLPATNYPSVEIEKNAGCDSSSGSSDSDSSSSSDSDSDSTDSDSDDNDERSPRTTEQRDG, encoded by the exons ATGGCGTCGGCGATTCTTGCGAGCACTAATGAGCAGCACTGGCGAGAACCAAAGGATTTCATGAGGAAGAATctcaaccctaaccctaaccctaggCCCGTCCTTAATCTATATGCCGGCGACCATGCGGCGTCGGCTCGATTTCACGCTATGGAGGACGATGATGCGATGCCGAACTGTAACGCTGCTCGGTCTGAAGACTCATCTTCCTTGAATCGCAAGCATGGATGGGGCCACAATAGCAGGGATCTTGCCGCCGGTGGAGCTAGCAGATACCTGTCATTCCGCGTCACGACGTTCTCCAAGGGGGAGCGCAGGGAGCTGAAGCGCCGGCTGATGTCGGAGCTCGACCAAGTGCGGAGCTTGATGAGCCGGATCGAGTCGAGGGAGATCCAGTCCTCCGCCCGGTCCGCCGGATTCAGCGCGTCGGGGATCTATTGCGGTGGCCGGGAGGTCACCTCTTCCGCTCCCAGCCGCGATCCCATGGCTTCGAGGCCGTCAGATCTCTTCCTCGATTGCCAGCGAGATCCGAGGCTACAGGCGCGGACGGCGGAATTAGATAAGCTTTTCTCCGCCACAATGAAGAAGTGCGGTCAGATCTTGTCAAAGCTGATGAAGAACAAACAGAGCGGATGGTTCAACTCGCCGGTTGACGTAGTTGGAATGGGCCTCCACGACTACTTCCAGATCATCAAGACGCCGATGGACCTGGGGACGGTGAAGACTAAGCTCAACAAGGGGCTCTACCCTTCCCCGGCGGAGTTCGCAGTGGACATCCGATTGACATTCAACAATGCCTTGATGTACAATCCGCCGGGGCACGTTGTGCACAAGTTCGCCGAACAATACCTCCTGCAATTTGAGGGGATGTTTTCCCCGGCCTACCACAAGTATGAGAATCAGCGGATTTCTCTGGAGCAGGAAATCCAAAAGTATCGACCTCCAGCCATGGAGGCGGTTGTCAGAAATGATCCTCCACCGCCTCCGGCGTCATCACAAGCGGCGGCGCCAGTACACGCACGGAGCCCACCTCCTGCTTCGAGCTCATCGCCGGTGCCGACCTTGCCGCCTCAACAGCTCGCAAGGACGCCGGCGAAGCTGCCGAAGCCCAAGGCGAAGGACCCCATTAAGAGGCCGATGACCCTTGTGGAGAAGCAGAAGTTGAGCGAGGGGTTGCAGAGTCTGCCTCAGGATAAGATGCCCCAAGTTCTCAACATCGTTACCAAGAGGAACGCCGCCGCGGCGCCGAATGGTGACGAGATCGAGCTCGACTTTGATACGATGGACGCCGACACGCTCTGGGAGCTCGATCGGTTCTTGTGCAACTTCAAGAAGATGATCAACAAGACGAGGCGGCACGAGGCGATTGCCAAAGGGCTGATCCCTCCAGCAAACAGCCAAGCCACCGCGCCTCCTCTTCCAGCTACAGCCGACGCTGAAATG TCACCGATGGCAGTCGATGACGATACCAGGCCCGGCAGCAAGAAATTAACCACTGCGGACGAGGAAATTGACATCGGCGATGACTTGCCGGCCACAAATTATCCGTCGGTGGAGATCGAGAAAAACGCTGGTTGCGACAGTAGCTCCGGAAGCTCCGACTCCGATTCTTCCTCTTCCAGCG ATTCCGATTCAGACTCAACCGACAGCGATTCCGACGACAACGACGAACGATCTCCGAGGACGACGGAGCAGCGGGACGGTTAG
- the LOC122043130 gene encoding putative glucose-6-phosphate 1-epimerase: MRKDGLPDAVVWNPWNKKAKSIPDFGDDDYKRTLCVGAANVEKPITLKPGEEWTGRLELSLVASSYCSGQLDPQKVLRG; encoded by the exons ATGCGTAAAGACGGATTACCTGACGCTG TGGTGTGGAACCCTTGGAACAAGAAGGCCAAGTCCATTCCAGACTTCGGAGACGACGACTACAAGCGCACGCTTTGCGTGGGTGCTGCCAACGTTGAGAAACCCATCACTTTGAAGCCCGGCGAGGAATGGACCGGAAGGCTCGAGCTTTCTCTCGTGGCCTCCAGTTACTGCAGCGGCCAGCTCGATCCCCAAAAGGTCCTTCGAGGATAA